Proteins encoded together in one Peribacillus asahii window:
- the ychF gene encoding redox-regulated ATPase YchF — protein sequence MALTAGIVGLPNVGKSTLFNAITQAGAESANYPFCTIDPNVGIVEVPDHRLQKLTELVQPKKVVPTAFEFTDIAGIVKGASKGEGLGNKFLSHIRQVDAICQVVRCFADENITHVSGKVDPIDDIQVINLELILADLESVDKRIERVAKMAKQKDKDAMFEHEILVALKEALEAEKPARTVEFTEEQSKVVKGMHLLTIKPMLYVANVSEDEIADPSENEYVQQVREYAANEGAEVIVVCAKIEEEISELDGEEKAMFLSELGIEESGLDQLIRASYHLLGLATYFTAGVQEVRAWTFRKGMKAPQCAGIIHTDFERGFIRAETVAYEDLLAAGSHNAAKEAGKVRLEGKDYVVQDGDVIHFRFNV from the coding sequence ATGGCTTTAACAGCTGGTATCGTTGGTTTGCCGAACGTAGGTAAATCGACATTGTTTAATGCAATTACACAAGCAGGTGCAGAATCTGCTAACTATCCTTTTTGTACAATCGACCCAAATGTCGGTATTGTAGAAGTACCTGATCATCGTTTACAAAAACTAACGGAACTTGTACAACCAAAGAAAGTTGTACCAACTGCTTTTGAATTCACGGATATTGCTGGGATTGTAAAAGGAGCAAGTAAAGGGGAAGGACTAGGAAATAAATTCCTTTCGCATATTCGTCAAGTGGATGCGATTTGTCAGGTTGTTCGTTGTTTTGCAGACGAAAATATTACACACGTATCAGGTAAGGTTGATCCAATTGATGATATTCAAGTTATTAATCTTGAGTTAATTCTTGCTGACTTGGAATCTGTTGATAAACGAATTGAGCGAGTAGCAAAAATGGCAAAGCAAAAAGATAAAGATGCTATGTTCGAGCATGAAATTCTTGTTGCTCTAAAAGAAGCGCTAGAGGCAGAAAAGCCAGCTCGTACGGTCGAGTTTACAGAAGAGCAATCAAAAGTGGTTAAAGGAATGCACTTATTAACAATCAAACCAATGCTATATGTGGCAAACGTAAGTGAAGATGAAATTGCTGATCCGTCTGAAAACGAATATGTACAGCAAGTTCGCGAATATGCAGCTAATGAAGGTGCAGAAGTAATTGTAGTTTGTGCAAAAATTGAAGAAGAGATTTCAGAGCTTGATGGGGAAGAGAAAGCGATGTTCTTATCTGAGCTAGGCATTGAAGAGTCTGGTTTAGATCAATTAATTCGTGCTTCCTACCATTTGCTTGGTCTTGCAACATACTTCACAGCTGGTGTACAAGAGGTTCGTGCATGGACATTCCGTAAAGGCATGAAGGCTCCACAATGTGCTGGTATTATTCATACAGATTTTGAACGTGGATTTATCCGTGCAGAAACGGTTGCTTACGAAGACTTGTTAGCAGCGGGCAGTCACAATGCGGCAAAAGAAGCAGGAAAAGTTCGCTTAGAGGGTAAAGATTATGTTGTTCAAGACGGCGATGTCATCCATTTCCGTTTTAACGTTTAA
- the rpsF gene encoding 30S ribosomal protein S6 codes for MRKYEIMYIIRPNIEEEAKKALVERFNTILTDNGAETVEAKEWGKRRLAYEINDFRDGYYVLVKTDSNAAAIQEFDRLAKISEDIIRHMATKVEA; via the coding sequence ATGAGAAAATACGAAATTATGTACATCATCCGTCCAAACATTGAGGAAGAGGCTAAAAAAGCTTTAGTTGAACGTTTCAACACAATCCTTACTGACAATGGAGCGGAAACAGTAGAAGCTAAAGAATGGGGTAAACGTCGTCTTGCTTACGAAATCAATGATTTCCGTGACGGTTACTACGTACTTGTTAAAACTGATTCTAATGCAGCTGCGATTCAAGAATTTGATCGTCTTGCAAAAATCAGCGAAGACATCATTCGCCACATGGCAACAAAAGTTGAAGCTTAA
- a CDS encoding DUF951 domain-containing protein, with amino-acid sequence MEEKEFALYDVVEMKKPHPCGVNKWKIIRLGMDIRIKCEGCGHSVMLPRREFVKKMKKVLLKHEE; translated from the coding sequence ATGGAAGAGAAAGAATTTGCACTATATGATGTTGTAGAAATGAAAAAGCCACACCCTTGCGGTGTGAATAAGTGGAAGATTATCCGTTTAGGAATGGACATTCGTATAAAGTGTGAGGGATGCGGCCATAGTGTAATGCTGCCAAGACGAGAGTTTGTTAAAAAAATGAAAAAAGTTTTATTGAAGCATGAGGAATAA